CATCGCGAAATGAAGCTCTTCTAGCACCTTGAAGGCAAATGATTTTCCTTAGATGGGAACTGCTGACGTTGATTTGTTAACTTCAATGCCCTAGGTTATACTCGAATTTTTAACATAGAGATTAATATGAACACTCGTGAACATATGATTCATATGGCCAAAGCCGTCATGCTTAATGCATATTCACCGTATTCGAATTTCAAAGTAGGCGCCTGTTTACGCACAAGCAACGATGAATATTTCACAGGCTGCAATATCGAAAATGTTTCGTACAGCTTAACCCTATGCGCAGAGGCCTCAGCGATTGCAAGCTTAATTAGCGCTGGAAATAAACAAATTGTCGAAATTGCTGTCGCTTGTTCCTCCAATAATTTCTGTTCACCCTGCGGCGCTTGTCGACAAAGACTTTCCGAATTCGCGAGTCCTGACACACTTGTTCATATGGCCAACGCAGATGGAGCACACCAAACTGTGTTGCTGGGCGATTTATTGCCTCAACCTTTTTCTCAACAACATTTAGGAGAAGAATCATGATTCATTCTACATATACCAATACCCATGTTAATGACAACGTCAATAAAATCAAAAGTAAAGTGCCAGAATCTTTCACTCCAAAAGTGGGTCTTGTATTAGGCTCTGGATTAGGATCACTCGCTGATCAAATTCAAGATGCTGAACATTTTAGTTTTTTCGATCTTTTTGGTTTTGGCCATAGCAGTGTCAAAGGCCATAAAGGCACTTTGATATCTGGGTATTTATTCGGAGTTCCAGTGATATGTTTGCAAGGTCGGCCTCATTATTATGAAGGAAATGACGATGAAGTGATGCGAACACCAATCAGAACAATGAAAGCACTGGGATGCGAAACGGTAATTTTAACCAACGCTGCTGCATCAACAAATATTGATATTACACCAGGGAATTTAGTGTTGATTAAAGACCACATTAATTTTTCATTTAAAAATCCTTTAGTTGGACCGAATGACGATCAATTTGGCCCACGTTTCCCCGCTATGGACAACGCGTATGATCCAGAGCTACGACGGCAATTTCTTGCAGCAGCAAATCAACTGAATATTCAATTATCTGAAGGTGTTTATTTAGGTGTGATAGGACCTTCATATGAAACACCTGCCGAAATTCGAGCATTTACACTATTGGGGGCAACCCTTGTAGGCATGTCAACAATACCTGAGGTGATTGTTGCACGTCATGCTGGATTAAAGGTTGCGGTAATATCGACTGTTACCAATTTAGCTTGTGGATTAAGCGAAGAAAAATTAAACCACGACGACGTACTCGAGGTTGCAGGCAAAGCGTCTGCGAATTTACTACGATTAATGAAACTGTTTATGGAGAATCAACATGTCACTGCTTAACATTGATAACGATACACTCGTTTCAATCATTGGATTAATTGACCTAACAACGCTTAATGAAAATGATACTGATGAAATCGTTCGCGCATTATGCCAAAAAGCGATAACGCCTTTTGGCTCCGTGGCATGCCTGTGCATTTATCAACAATTTGTTCCTGTTGTCAAAAAATCACTCACTGATCACTCTATAAAAATCGC
Above is a window of Gammaproteobacteria bacterium DNA encoding:
- the cdd gene encoding cytidine deaminase; translated protein: MNTREHMIHMAKAVMLNAYSPYSNFKVGACLRTSNDEYFTGCNIENVSYSLTLCAEASAIASLISAGNKQIVEIAVACSSNNFCSPCGACRQRLSEFASPDTLVHMANADGAHQTVLLGDLLPQPFSQQHLGEES
- a CDS encoding purine-nucleoside phosphorylase, with the translated sequence MIHSTYTNTHVNDNVNKIKSKVPESFTPKVGLVLGSGLGSLADQIQDAEHFSFFDLFGFGHSSVKGHKGTLISGYLFGVPVICLQGRPHYYEGNDDEVMRTPIRTMKALGCETVILTNAAASTNIDITPGNLVLIKDHINFSFKNPLVGPNDDQFGPRFPAMDNAYDPELRRQFLAAANQLNIQLSEGVYLGVIGPSYETPAEIRAFTLLGATLVGMSTIPEVIVARHAGLKVAVISTVTNLACGLSEEKLNHDDVLEVAGKASANLLRLMKLFMENQHVTA